Proteins encoded within one genomic window of Bos indicus isolate NIAB-ARS_2022 breed Sahiwal x Tharparkar chromosome 23, NIAB-ARS_B.indTharparkar_mat_pri_1.0, whole genome shotgun sequence:
- the IL17F gene encoding interleukin-17F: protein MTMTVLCDTAVVKFLLLLTLWLTLLGEAAAQKPPRSGDSGLCPTLEDHIVRVDIRIRRRNQGVFFSRNLQNRSISPWDYNITRDANRFPSEIAEAQCRHMGCINAEGQEDRTLNSVPIQQEFLVLRRKQNGCPGLFQLEKVLVTVGCTCVTPMVRHLHDPMADQVADQLS from the exons GTCAAGTTCCTGCTGCTGTTGACATTGTGGCTCACCCTCCTGGGGGAGGCTGCAGCTCAGAAACCGCCCAGATCTGGGGATTCTGGCCTCTGCCCCACTCTGGAGGACCACATTGTGAGGGTTGACATCCGTATCCGCAGGCGGAACCAGGGAGTTTTCTTCTCACGCAACTTGCAGAACCGCTCCATCTCCCCTTGGGATTACAA CATCACCCGGGACGCCAACCGGTTCCCCTCTGAGATCGCGGAGGCCCAGTGCAGACACATGGGCTGCATCAACGCGGAGGGACAGGAAGACAGGACCCTGAACTCCGTCCCCATCCAGCAGGAGTTTCTGGTCCTCCGGAGGAAGCAAAACGGCTGTCCTGGCTTGTTCCAACTGGAGAAGGTGCTGGTGACCGTGGGCTGCACCTGCGTCACCCCCATGGTCCGCCACCTGCATGACCCGATGGCAGATCAGGTGGCAGATCAGCTCAGCTGA